CCCTCTCAAGCGACACTTGTAGACATGCCGTAATCTTAACAAATGAATCCCAAACAAAGGGTGAGCTGCACAAAGCGTACCCAAATATAGCCAAACCTCTTACAATACCGTCTGAATACCAAGGAAATGCCATGACCAAAAGTGACCCAAATATCAACAGCAATGGAGACAGAACAGGGAGCATTGGCAAGAAAAATGAGTTGATTGCTATAGAGGAAAGTGCAAATGTGCCTAGTAAGTATAATGACCAGCCTAATAATGTATGCACAGTTGTAGGTACAAGAAAGAAGGGAACTATGTACGCAGCAAGAATGCACCATATTGCTACTAATTTCAGCCCTGCTTGTATCAATGAGACACTCCTGTCAATGCTTCGATAGCAAAGCTTAGGGATGTTAGGCCGTGCCAGACGCGTCACTGCTATTATTCCCAGATAAATTACTGTTTGAATAAGCACCATTGGCATCTCTGCGCTATACCTGTAAATTTTTAGCTATGCTATGTCATGTGATGGAGTAAAGACACAGGAGAACAAActggaaataaataaatgaaagtgTATGCTTTAGTTACCCGAGAGTTTGAAGGCGAGTATTATGCCATGAAATGCCTAATGGAAAGATAGGATATGACCACCAATACCATGGCTTCAACCATGGCGCACCAGGAAATGTAATTACACTATTTGGCCCGCAGGGTACATTCCATCGCAGTCTAAGATCTGGAATATGATTTTGGTAAACTCATATTTAGTTTAGGACAAATGTAGTGCAAACTTCACAAGCATAGTATGTCTGTTTTACTCACAATAATATGTGGCATCCATTTGATAGCCCAAAGGAAGCCTATAGTGTCCATTAAGCTTGGTGGCATTGTGGGGAGGATGGAACATTGGCTGATCAAGCAAGTCAGGGAAATAGCCACCAATAAAACCCTGGTCTGCACCATCTGGATTTTCTCTCCCAATTTCGATTTCATGAACCATTTTCTTGAACACTTCGTTTGATGGCTGCAATTTCATATTCATAGAAATACACATAAAAAACCGTAGAAACGGTTTGgtttttaagataataaattaatgaataacttcaaataagggaaaaagaagCAACTGAATTTACCTGCAACACAAACAGGCCTGTATGGAAGATACAAGGGTTAATGAAAACAGCACAAAACTGTCCACACTGGAACAATTCATCAGTTTTCTGAAGAAAGAGGTTATCAGAATCAAGCATGACCACCCTTTCATAATCAACTAGATTCCAGGCATAGAGTTTGTTCAGTGACAACTTGAATCTCTTGTCAGAATGTTCATATGGGTTATTAAGGTTCTCCACTCTCACCACCTTCGCACCATCTTCCTGTTCCCTAGACCGAAAAACAAAGTCATGGTAAACTCTCAATGTGTACCAGATACAGTTAAGTTTTTTCAggattaatattaaacaatctgGGCAAGAATATATACTAGCTATCAcaagtttctttttcttaaacaAGGAAATTTACGTATTGATCActtcaagaaaataaataaaagttcctttttataaaatattttgccTCCAATAAATGCTCAAATAACGTAATTAATTGATACAAATACTTAGCCTACTCCCTCTAACTCTACATGGGATGCCATTGCCGTGAAGAAATCTTCCCTCAAACTAGTTAGACTTGACATGTGGTAAGTTATTAAAGTCAACTATATAATTTGACCAAGTAATCAAACATCCAGAATAAGATCAAAACCACGCGTCGGCACCGTACAGCTggacataaaaaattttcaatagaaagcaagtagaaaaaaatatcattcatttaagggtaatattatatataaatattttttttttataaataatttaaatatacagataatgtgttattatataattgaatattatttaatctataattcaaaattatccaattacatgataatacatcattttcatatatataaaatatgtatacataattttaagattCTTTCAAATGGGAAACATGCCAATTAATGAAAAGGAAATTAAGAAAGCTATTTTTCCCCAACTTATAAACTACCATAAATATTTCCAACGTTTTAAATAAGATTGGAAGCTTTATTTATCTTTTGGGTTTAATATGGACCTGGACAGGCGATAGGCTATCAGTTTTAtactatcaataaaatattttttatatatatatattttttatacatatataaataatatatcatcatataattaaataattttaaattaaaataaaataatattcaattatataataatatattatttatatatatatatatattattatattataattttatatataaaaatatatatatatacaatattgcTCTTATTCTATTTACATAGTATGCTACAAACCACAAACAAACCAGGACTTTTGAAacgacaaataaaaaaacattaaccgattaatttataatttgtatatacaagGAACGAGAACAAAGCATACAAATGTTAATGATAGATGGGTGAtgacaatattaaaaatattattatatttttccaaaatacaagataataataaatgatccaatctttatctttaataaaatgacatatttGTCTACATTGATTCAGGCAAAAACAGGGGCCCAATAAAGTTTAATTGTGGACGGTCGGCACATGTATTTTCACTACCCCGCTAGTGTCACCTAGACACGTCCATAAAGGTTACTTTATATGCCAATATTTAAAACCCAAATGGTTCGAAGAAACCGAGAACTCAACTACCCTTCATAGTCACGAGAACAAGGCTACCTGGCTTTGAAATTAACCAAACTTTCTTAATTTCTACACTCAAATAGAAGAGAATTAGtctgctttgttttttttttttttaactagtaAAATTATTTGAGTAGGATTTTTACTTAGGGTGAATCGATGACTCCaaagtaaaattttgagtttaacgACCGAAATGTCTCAACACAACGGAGAATCAAGAATTATGGATTCACGAGTCATTGAAATTTTCTAGCTACCAGCATATTTTTCCAACTTGGTGGAGGGAGAAGATAAGCCTgagagtcttttttttttttgcttttcttcaaAAAGGGTAAATCAGTGAATGAAGGTTTTAATGAAAGGAGAGAATTCCATTAATGGATTAATAAGACACGCCAAGGAGAAAGGGGCGGAACTGACACTCAGAAGCCACAATACCATTAACTTACTGGTTAATTACTTGACaatattaaaatgaatgttGAGTTAGTGGTTTCATGCACTGACCTTTCTTTGTGCACCATCCTAATTCAAATCCCACTCTATTGATTTAAGTAAATTTGAAGCCAGGGTGGGGGTGCACAGCAAAAATTtccaaacaaaaaagaaataaataaaataagaatgaaaattataCAAGAACGAAGACTGTTGGGGAGACTTACAAAGCTTGAACCCATCGGGGAGGAACGTCGACGGAGGCAATGACAACGAGATCAGCGTCGACGTGGAGTCTGGCCAGCGATCTGATCAGGACACGTGTAGCCACGTAGAATTCGTAGTCTCTCGGCGTTCCCATGTACATCATGGTGGCGTATGCATTCTTGTGTGGCTGTTGTATTTGCCGGATCACTTCATGCGCCGTCGTCGTCGTTGTTGTTGCAACGAAGGccaaaaacaacaacaaaaccctcagaaatgttgaagaaaaagcgttttttctcctctctctccAAGCCATTCCCTCTCTCCTCGCGGTTTCGACCATTAAATGAATCAGAGAGCGAACGGAAATAAATAAGCTTTAATGGCACTTGCGTTCCCTCTTTGTGACGCTATGAGCTTATCTTATCAAagaaatgagttttttttttttttgggcttatGCGCAATTAGCTACTGCAACGGGAAGAAGGCGCCTTGTCagagaattatatattatacatacatattggtattttttattattttaatttaaatatctgaGCTAACCCTACTCGATATCAGAGCCGTTGATAGAAGACACGGGATTGAAAATTCTTAACGGACGTAAATGAAGCCGTGGATTAATCAAGGGTCAATGTTGTACGGTGTAATGAGTGACGATGGACTAAGCAAAGTGGCAGAAATGAGCGAAAAAAATTAGAGTGGGCTCAGCCAAGGGAGAGAAGTTAGGTAGAATGGAACTATTACTTGGAGACTTTGGCAAAATCTGTTACTTGTGcgtttcttttttgtaattttattttttgaaaaaaaaactaaaaaggacatttttattagaaaaacttaccaatgtttgaaaatttgtctttattttttccttaaaaactTACCAATACTCTTTACTTTCTTCAAgtgtattttttcaaataaatatattatctttcaaatatttatagcctgtaaataaatggaaaaataaaaatacttagTACTCACACATTTTAGAACCATTTTAAGCAAAGTGACGAATTATAAAATGATGGTCAAAGGAATATTTCTCACCTAAAGTATGCTATTATCTCAAGGTTcttcttgttaattttgaaaatctcatttactcactcATGAACAGTTAGAATTAACGGAATcctaatcttttaaaattttatctcttttttctcctctaacccctaaaaactaaccattttctcctatgtcaaatttaaaaaaatagtatttccCCCTTAAGATTTAGCTTTCAATCTTCAATGCCAAATCCTATTCAATCGTCGATGACAAAACTTTCCAGAGGTATCACTATGCTCCGAAgatctctcttttctcctctgGAATGTCGATCGATTAAGATCTGGTCtgaaaagttgaagagctttattgggagacgaagttcttcatcttcccaaaagaagatgTTTAGGAAGATAAAGAGTTTCGTCTCCGGACAAAGCTTTTCGACTTTTCAGGTCAGATCTTGGCCAACCGgcattttaaaagagaaaagagagatcgTCGGAGTATAGTGATGCCTTTGGAAAGCTTCATCGTTGGCGATTGAGCAGGATTTGACAtcgaagattgaaaactaaacctaggggggaaatgctattttctaaaatttagactaatgaaaaatagttaatttttaagggttagaggagaaaactagattaaattttaatttatttttaatattatagataaaataatgattttattttttaaattattaattttaataatttatgaatagataaataaaatttttaaaattaacaaatgaaaaattgagaTAACAACGTACTTTAattgggaaatagtcctttggcctaaaatgaTTATAGACATTTGGTCGTACACGTTAGATTTCATTTGTACAACAAGGTCGGAAAAGCAACAAAttaagtttgtttttctttttaaatattaaagaaaatgggCCACCTGatgcatatataaaatataatttatgaagtAATTGTCTATGAATGAATAGTCAGATTTTGGTTCCGATGATCCACATGGGATATTCGTTCTTCTTTCTTCTGCTGTCATCAACCAACAAGATTggatcataataaaaataatattaatgtaaattatgtaattatctAGTGTTATTCTATTCTTAAGTTGCTTAGCTAGTCAAGCGACCGCCCAGACCCAGCTgttcttttcttcctcttgcTTGCATTGAACCTAAgaaaagtaatatataatttttaataaaaaataaaacttatcgTGGAGGTAGATGGAGACAGCCAGCCAATTGGATTAGATAATATTGCATTATTAATTGGAGTCAACGCCTTCTTTCATTTCTTGTCCAATCAAACGTGGTAGTAGCCTTAGGCAGGCAAGATTATCAAACATAAACAAACTTCGGTCTAGTCGGGCATGCTCAACTGAGAACTTCTCAACTAGCCAGATATTATCTGCCGTACCActgtttatattgttttatgatATGGTGTGCCATTGTATAAGACAAGACAATTTTTAGGATACTTAGAAATAacttatatcatatattattgttGTATCCACCCATTAAAAAGATTGATGCAATACTCCATGCACTGATAATTGAATAGACATGTTTCACTCAGCATTCAGTTTTATCATCTTCATGAATGTAATTGAttagaaatttattattatcagtGGGAGAATCTGAAGACGGAAGAAATAGAGATAAATACCAAGAAGGAAAAACTTATAGAAATCGATCGTCacactttattttaatttaatgtctaataaaattattttgtgtttaattttttcaaatttaatttattatatatcatagtaaaaatttaaaaacaaaaaaattctcatCAATGAATAAATTACGCATGGTTGTTTAGGCACTAAAATCACAATCATGAATGTGAGTTCCCGAAGAGTGAgctgtattttattattttattctgtaaTGGTTTTCGTCAAACGGAAAAGGAAGGAAACAGTTCGGGTCAAATGAACATAGCTGGCTGGACGCGTTCCGTCAATTTCAAACACGGATTTATCAATTCTGTTTACACTTGAAAAAATCAAACGCACTTTATACTTCCCATTCACCGGTTCCGTCTGCCATTTTGGACTCTAAATATGGTCTAGAGACGGAAGACTCCAGACCAAGGAGcctaaaaaagaataatatatatgCCAGACTACAAAATGCACATCGCCCACATGATTTCAAACACAGGTGCGATCATTCCTAAATGTACTCACATGGCctcactaatattttttatcttctatgaaaatattacataaaaaaaataatttaccacCACATATTAAAGatttacaataatatttgttattttatatgctGTACCTGTACGCACATAAAGGATACCTATCCATTGTACTTatactttattaaaattatgtgtttCAAATAAGGAAATTTTATAGGCTAATTATAAGTGAttagaaagtgaaagaaaaggaTTAAGGAATACACAGTAATGCTAATGATATCTCATCAGGAAgcagagaaaaagataaaatcaaaagGGTGGTTCCATTTTTGGAGCATATCAATGAGGACAAACAGAACTTATCAGATTAGATCagtttttaaacaatataatcattaatttttactatacaacaaagaaaacccttcaatagttttttaataaaaaggaaTTATTCTATATTGATATTCCCACTATATCTTGTGATAAGGATAAGAAGAATCAGCGTTGCAATTACTTCTTGTGCTTTCCCAGCCTAAGTTTGGCTTGGATAAACTTTAACAGAACAAATTTCTGCTTGGTTGCCAAGaaaagttggaaaaaaaaataaaacctttcacgaacaattttatgtttttacagTATTATGGTGAACAATGGTTGAGATGAGAGAGTGAAATTGGAGGgattagaaaaagaaatatagacGGTTTAAAGAGGGATACTGATTCTTATGTAATGATAATTTGGGTAGACACGAATAAGGGTTTTTACGAATATAAATCAtgagttataaaaataataaaattacatatataaataatatatataattttgttcaattataaaattatatatattatttatatacataatactaCGTGAAAATTAGAGAATGAGTAAATTCCTTGGTTGTACAAAATGCACATACATTTATCATGTCACAAGCAACATTATATTGGCAGTTAAATTACCTTTTTAGAAAGGCTaactatattcttttttttaatcataaaaactaCCTAAGTAAGAAAGGttattcatttatgtattaccaaataaatatctaaatatttattttattacataactctattaaatagaaaatttaatactaattaaaataaattttattattttgtcatttattgCAAGCCCATAATCAATAATTAGAATATTTGATGtcatttttattacattcataTTTATCACTCTCTTGTCTCTACCATTTCTATCTTTCCTataaaaatcacatttcattCATGTCTAGTGTCTACTAACTAATACGGCAGGTCCAGGAATGGCTCACCGTTTCAGCCTTTTATTCCTTTTTAAATTGGTGGGCTCGACTGTGGCATGAGCCACTTGGTCCATGGATGATCGACTTATAGGGACCAATGAGCCCAGATGGATTTTTCAAGTTCATTGTCGATAGATCCACTGAGCCTCCCTCTCGTCTTGTGTGTATGACTGTAACCTAATTAAGGCCTGGTTGTCCCAATTAATATTCATAAGGGTTTACAATTTCATTATTGTCTACTTCTACTATTTTTCTATAACAAAATTTGCAAAGAAATTCATTGATTTTGAGAAGACAAATTTATGGCAACTCTCTGGAGCTAACCAAACTTGTTTATAGGCACGCAAGAGctgaatattttataaattgggAGTGGCAGAGATCTTGTTTTGGGCTACCCATAAAAACggaaaaaatacataaaaaatttagatgcaTGCTGATAGTGTTCCATCATAAGTATTAATTGAAGGATTG
Above is a genomic segment from Mangifera indica cultivar Alphonso chromosome 3, CATAS_Mindica_2.1, whole genome shotgun sequence containing:
- the LOC123210016 gene encoding putative glucuronosyltransferase PGSIP8 encodes the protein MVETARREGMAWRERRKNAFSSTFLRVLLLFLAFVATTTTTTAHEVIRQIQQPHKNAYATMMYMGTPRDYEFYVATRVLIRSLARLHVDADLVVIASVDVPPRWVQALEQEDGAKVVRVENLNNPYEHSDKRFKLSLNKLYAWNLVDYERVVMLDSDNLFLQKTDELFQCGQFCAVFINPCIFHTGLFVLQPSNEVFKKMVHEIEIGRENPDGADQGFIGGYFPDLLDQPMFHPPHNATKLNGHYRLPLGYQMDATYYYLRLRWNVPCGPNSVITFPGAPWLKPWYWWSYPIFPLGISWHNTRLQTLGYSAEMPMVLIQTVIYLGIIAVTRLARPNIPKLCYRSIDRSVSLIQAGLKLVAIWCILAAYIVPFFLVPTTVHTLLGWSLYLLGTFALSSIAINSFFLPMLPVLSPLLLIFGSLLVMAFPWYSDGIVRGLAIFGYALCSSPFVWDSFVKITACLQVSLEREAFFPRLGESTPAPGFNKLY